The Besnoitia besnoiti strain Bb-Ger1 chromosome Unknown contig00014, whole genome shotgun sequence genome contains a region encoding:
- a CDS encoding uncharacterized protein (encoded by transcript BESB_025320), translated as MPLESYLDMYSNGEGARSTSRDSSSAASPGGSAAQGVPEASLHKAAGGQRCRASLSLPLPSRETFLEHFRLCQGDVTAADAAADAALAVAEAAAEEAAAAAAEADAAAVAAEEEATAEEAAAAAAQHAFAAAAAGADPATAAATAAAAAAAAVGDDPALAAAAAAAAAAAAAAAYGGMNTAPSQRRLGLQGQQGEQSQYVFRYTGHNREFPPLPRGQALSSNAAGTHECVSPTAVRAAGIGVDELQRAYCAERSDERREDGQQRSNHEPYSDMEHSEILQPWQLQQTKFLRECKERLDEQREQLRAQQAQHEQLLEGHQQTQQQLREALVNVRAVHGTVAEHQTLLQQQTAQAASTVAAAAEVAKEMGQHVAAAAAATAAAAESIKDRAATMNERLRLRQIVQDSTSCDPGPDAIRYRLMSLLALEKHEGE; from the coding sequence ATGCCGTTAGAGTCCTACCTTGATATGTACTCAAATGGTGAAGGTGCTCGCTCCACCTCTCGAGATTCTTCTTCGGCAGCTTCTCCGGGAGGATCAGCTGCACAGGGTGTGCCGGAGGCCTCTCTGCATAAGGCAGCTGGAGGCCAGCGATGTAGGGCGTCGTTATCGCTGCCGCTACCATCACGTGAAACATTTTTGGAGCATTTCCGTCTCTGTCAGGGTGACGTCACGGcagccgacgccgctgctGACGCAGCCCTTGCTGTGGCAGAAGCGGCCgctgaagaagctgcagcagcagccgcagaggccgacgccgccgccgtagctgctgaagaggaggctacggcagaagaggcggctgctgccgctgcccaACATGCAtttgcagcggcagcagctgggGCGGACCCAGCAACAGCGGCTGCaacagcggcggcagcggctgcggcagcagtAGGGGACGATCCAGCGcttgccgcagcagcagcagctgctgccgctgccgcagctgccgcagcctaCGGGGGCATGAACACGGCGCCTTCCCAGCGACGACTTGGGCTTCAAGGTCAGCAAGGGGAACAATCTCAATATGTGTTCAGGTATACGGGACATAATCGTGAGTTCCCGCCGCTTCCGAGGGGCCAGGCGTTATCGTCAAACGCTGCAGGCACCCACGAGTGTGTATCTCCTACCGCtgtccgcgccgcagggatAGGCGTTgacgagctgcagagagcaTATTGCGCAGAACGCTCTGACGAGCGGAGAGAAGATGGACAACAAAGATCAAATCATGAGCCTTATAGCGATATGGAGCACAGTGAAATATTACAGCCGtggcagctgcagcaaacAAAGTTTCTGAGAGAATGCAAAGAACGCCTTGATGAGCAGCGGGAACAATTACGGGCCCAGCAGGCGCAACATGAACAGCTTCTCGAGGGGCACCAGCAGACTCAGCAACAACTACGGGAGGCGTTGGTCAACGTGCGAGCTGTGCACGGCACTGTGGCGGAGCATCAGACGCTCCTTCAACAACAGACAGCGCAGGCTGCATCAACCgtggcagcggctgcggaggtCGCCAAAGAAATGGGCCAACACGtagcagcagccgctgcagcgacagcagcggccgccgagtCTATCAAAGACAGGGCAGCGACAATGAACGAGAGGCTGCGCCTCAGGCAGATCGTGCAGGACAGCACCAGTTGCGATCCAGGACCGGACGCAATTCGTTACAGACTCATGTCTTTGCTAGCACTTGAAAAACACGAGGGTGAGTGA
- a CDS encoding PEK kinase (encoded by transcript BESB_025290) translates to MLAVPAKYGGEGGASGGAPADLGSALFLSAAAGGTTTLLSRGSQGADGSCVKTPGTRGAPCEKFESSRVLRPEALSSSRFAAVGASDCPRTDDGRDPTAATEGSEGCRVQAPDAQGRQDAGATLKTRGAAAGAAGGKPSRGATSALLAAELKGASGAVGGTSYGFAGSSQKTDRLQMSNPCASAVHADLSLVCPLHAYRFCLRDFDFGGFLGDGAHGCVFVARERRSGFVCVLKCITKAHLVRGGNEALLKKEVELQAHLKHPHICCMYTWFQTSSAIFLVMEYCLKGDLFAILDKTTFGFDEQTVAKQLFQITWAIRTCHDKRIAHLDIKPENVLVDHKDQLKLADFGLSAHIGGEHRKRGVSINRGTCDYFSPEQCTFRLRNGDNVCSFDEKSDIWTIGILGFELFFKFPPFGSQCHIDEETVMQNIRNKHWSERVEQEALRDPRVNEKLMSMSDDFKAFLSACLNKKASLRPTAEALLEFPFLQKNNPEVVNSVHFLQQPRHQQGHKGFNQPAGPWQTPRPTCC, encoded by the exons ATGTTGGCGGTGCCAGCAAAGTACGGCGGGGAAGGCGGGgcgtctggcggcgcgccggcggatcTTGGCTCGGCCTTGTTTCTGTCAGCGGCGGCCGGGGGAACGACGACGCTGCTTTCTCGCGGCTCTCAGGGCGCAGACGGGTCCTGTGTGAAGACGCCAggaacgcgcggcgcgccttgcGAGAAGTTTGAGTCCTCGAGGGTGCTGCGGCCTGAGGCGctgtcctcctcgcgcttcgctgcgGTCGGCGCGTCAGACTGCCCGCGCACCGACGACGGCAGAGATCCGACAGCCGCTAcggaaggcagcgagggcTGCAGAGTGCAAGCTCCGGACGCGCAGGGGCGTCAGGACGCCGGAGCGACGCTGAAGActcggggggcggcggcaggcgcagcgggggGCAAGCCATCGAGGGGTGCCACCTCGGCCTTGCTCGCCGCTGAACTGAAGggggcctccggcgcggtgGGCGGGACCTCCTACGGGTTCGCTGGCTCCTCGCAGAAGACCGACCGGCTGCAGATGAGCAacccctgcgcctcggccgTGCATGCGGATTTGTCGCTGGTGTGCCCGCTGCATGCGTATCGCTTTTGTCTGCGGGACTTCGACTTTGGGGGATTTCTCGGCGATGGCGCTCACGGATGCGTCTTCGTTGCCCGGGAACGAAGAAgcggcttcgtctgcgtgctCAAGTGCATCACGAAGGCGCATTTAGTCCGCGGCGGAAACGAAGCCCTGCTGAAAAAAGAAGTCGAGCTCCAGGCCCACCTCAAACACCCTCACATCtgctgtatgtacacctggTTCCAGACCAGCAGCGCCATCTTCCTCGTTATGGAATACTGCTTGAAAGGAGACCTCTTCGCTATCCTCGACAAAACCACTTTCGGATTTGACGAGCAGACCGTCGCAAA GCAGCTCTTTCAAATCACCTGGGCGATCCGGACGTGCCACGACAAGCGAATCGCGCACCTTGATATCAAACCT GAGAACGTGCTGGTAGACCACAAGGATCAGCTGAAGCTCGCCGACTTCGGTCTGTCAGCTCACATTGGCGGCGAGCACCGCAAGCGGGGTGTATCCATCAACCGCGGCACCTGCG ACTACTTTTCACCTGAGCAGTGTACCTTCCGCCTGAGAaac GGCGACAACGTGTGCAGTTTCGACGAGAAAAGCGACATATGGACGATTGGAATTCTCGGATTCGAGCTCTTCTTCAAGTTCCCTCCCTTCGGCTCGCAG TGCCACATCGACGAGGAGACGGTCATGCAAAACATCCGCAACAAGCACTGGAGCGAGCGGGTGGAGCAGGAAGCCCTTCGCGATCCCCGAGTAAACGAAAAATTGATGTCCATGAGCGACGATTTCAA GGCGTTTTTGTCGGCGTGTTTGAACAAGAaggcctcgctgcggccgaCGGCGGAAGCGCTGCTCGAGTTCCCCTTTCTTCAGAAAAACAACCCTGAAGTGGTCAACAGCGTCCActtcctgcagcagccgcgccaccAGCAAGGCCACAAGGGATTCAACCAGCCTGCGGGCCCGtggcagacgccgcgtccTACGTGTTGCTGA
- a CDS encoding uncharacterized protein (encoded by transcript BESB_025300) — MDSPLRVPRDAEVAEALPPPHAAARSRTSLKRSPPARLSLALTSGKQLQRRQAPIQDTSLHSETPCLGDSMRATTDLTHACSRGGYLQPTDGLHCLDHSAAPAADPRREAWRGDFADEGGDVREDDPRERETTESTETPDAAELLLELVAKEQEILALQQENEQLREDLDDAVRDGEADIGQLRAQFVLRLKQQEEAAEAAAAHLARELDAARLAAVEAEQGREALQQEMIRAESALSDLIQQLSDAEKAEARLTNEIADLHCQKSEVEAALRQQVEVAQKDAAALRAEKEIAEQEAQRLVEAQSRMANELRRVQYMKEDAEARLIRQLEVYQLEAERVRSEQVEKQEQLQLREREGETLWNRERESLLKDRGEEEERFRHMLKATAEELDEFKRREQSHRHELLLWEEKEARLSREIAVLCEDRHACEQELNTQLEAARHAAATLERETQLLKETLLEQEKVERGLVGDVARLQKELMEKALQLETQVAALTAEQQRLCAEKAETEERLARHSAAEERMQRELERCKKLHSETQTSLQERLEAAQAAADTMREQMTTRQREADEALANASKQLGLQIEAVMQAKAKSEVHARECVQRLEAQIASLEEQCQRSELELRRRDDMERRLRQEVEDLAQEKAVAAEQLRERVAALDAQCNQLRREVERAATDARHREVTEATLNRELIDLQARHAADRQEMQQRIRSQEKELEDLRQVELHSRGACGRRTLVSERPSALADPPPCVGVEATDPQEPQHPDSAFTAASAQEKADKNAAAGASTAEAQRDGECGSARQFHPACCSTPRLVRSMRAARANCLEAHPQATGVSRCYSETFESDLRDRSPFWRSLAASDTLRRASCEFLERELARLSEASARVRVALEETQHKRKGDEQRLECLLRELEEGRNCSAEPPISQCGSGRGATLRTPSSCVGKEAEVPRPSAAVSVSAEERDDRVSFQDLKQLLVSEIGYTDAHGGVIRAAYHTLKWLLHAAKAERTLTGVEPRASQGDSAPKGQSGLGLYCRQIQPRESGECERAVSEKGPLQRMWPPPQNTGRSGEFRGADATVSYSQESTTSSSDLRGGDDRRSLGVGGRTRENLSDCPEASGSHEVKSYAESDSAERIGRRQVFPVASHPKSVSDVGQGKDQAREAQQEEGCNESAPVERTAGPQQLSTAACSLRPVTHSEEVGPKSVDERAAAAAARWSRLPGSEAPESSGLPGGPEGWSQGSDVAGGRTTPEVLKSPCATQFFSIADEGMDTAALQKLLLEREDEVSALEDALEQSQRREATLASRLEEAERLLETLHRCVVAAESRCDGVAAEMLTTLLSGQLHEDSSVGQTPHRALPEEEGGKEGKGEGLPQERDHRCGDGWEVEPLTVASLGSGEGVLRDAADVLRRSCEKERSAAEVSEAPQECAAAVAERGDEDESDREVGAVALPRLRALPLPKDSSNPEGRSTDCAAPQDAGCFLCGLVAAHEGDLTWLPLVRYEWTKRWMSDPQTSRHLQSQSVPFWQDTGDASGVPRDDGPDRVRPVLSGEARNYPPVGHIPDQEKELLLVVPGARRHLTLCEVSPEINTPGAAAKADLRQLASRDFRFEPLAQTALECVRLRPIRVDSLNNETCCAASDSQTESSRFVDEGWLASRAGAMLYRFEVAISNSGGGEIQTPSFLSVVMGGEPDCGSHANGPTADASGHQGRQDRKIFPLQLTCDVDGSSFMSLFRLYYECAAREPAESPRAVEGSRGHTIQENRVYVQHVGTNLFLAVSGVPLLDLECDNILSSAVCHARAANAFSFASSALRVNAGKHVNRGNDVDTALTHLYEFRIFGTERLVDATPFLLLTPAKVAERQAVLDAVAQGGSLWLQLNESSPPFTSLPSRFSRLFSSGFLKNRCLGLTGRGALRDCAEGECAVKTDTEDERDEWIHVTDGLRGDTQRHGKAECGDEALWSLWIKVGGLRRRERVVRRSCGRHHMLWVGAVTDIRFHVSYMKRSGTTVPRFKHDPH; from the exons ATGGACAGCCCTCTTCGCGTCCCTCGGGACGCAgaggtcgcggaggcgctgccccCGCCccatgcggcggcgcggtcgcgcacGTCGCTGAAGCGGTCCCCTCCGGCACGACTCTCGCTTGCGTTGACTTCGGGGAaacagctgcagcggaggcaggcgccaaTTCAAGACACTTCGCTCCACTCAGAGACGCCGTGCTTGGGGGACTCGATGCGAGCGACAACAGATCTTACACATGCCTGCTCCCGGGGGGGGTACCTGCAACCGACCGACGGGCTGCATTGCCTTGATCactccgcagcgcccgcagcagaCCCTCGCCGGGAGGCGTGGCGCGGAGACTTCGctgacgagggcggcgacgtgaGGGAGGACGATCCACGAGAGAGGGAAACGACAGAGAGCACAGAGACTCCGGATGCCGCCGAGTTGCTTCTCGAGCTCGTCGCCAAAGAGCAGGAGATTCTCGCGCTCCAACAGGAAAACGAG CAACTGCGCGAGGATTTGGATGACGCGGTGAGAGACGGGGAGGCGGACATCGGGCAGTTGAGAGCGCAGTTTGTTCTCAGGTTGAAGCAGCAAGAGGAGGCtgccgaagcggcggcggcgcatctGGCAAGGGAGCTGGACGCTGCACGCCTGGCGGCCGTGGAGGCCGAGCAAGGCAGAGAAGCGTTGCAACAGGAGATGATTCGTGCAGAGAGTGCGCTATCGGACTTGATCCAGCAGctcagcgacgccgagaaggcggaggcccgcTTGACAAACGAGATTGCAGACCTCCATTGCCAAAAGAGCGAAGTGGAGGCTGCACTTCGCCAGCAGGTGGAGGTCGCTCAGAAGGATGCAGCGGCTTTGAGGGCGGAAAAAGAAATTGCTGAGCAAGAGGCTCAACGATTAGTGGAGGCTCAGTCCAGGATGGCCAACGAGCTACGCCGGGTTCAATATATgaaggaggacgccgaggcgcggctcATTCGCCAGCTCGAAGTTTATCAGCTCGAGGCAGAACGGGTCAGATCAGAGCAGGTCGAGAAGCAGGAGCAGTTGCAGCTGAGAGAGCGGGAGGGCGAGACCCTCTGGAACAGGGAACGCGAGTCCCTTTTGAAGGATCGGggtgaggaggaagagcggtTTCGGCATATGCTGAAGGCGACAGCTGAAGAACTAGATGAGTTCAAGAGGAGAGAGCAAAGCCACAGACATGAGCTCCTCCTGTgggaagagaaggaggcgcggctgtccCGGGAAATTGCGGTGCTATGCGAGGATCGGCATGCGTGTGAGCAGGAACTCAACACGCAGCTGGAAGCCGCTCGacacgcggccgcgactctcgagcgagagacgcagctgctTAAAGAGACGTTACTTGAGCAGGAAAAAGTGGAACGAGGCCTAGTTGGTGATGTGGCGAGACTTCAGAAGGAACTGATGGaaaaggcgctgcagcttgaAACCCAGGTAGCCGCGCTGACGGCTGAACAACAACGGCTTTGCGCTGAAAAGGCAGAGACGGAGGAAAGACTTGCGCGTCACTCCGCGGCCGAGGAGCGTATGCAGCGGGAGCTCGAGCGTTGCAAGAAGCTGCACTCCGAGACGCAGACCAGCCTCCAAGAGCGGTtggaggctgcgcaggccgcggccgaTACCATGCGCGAGCAGATGACAACAaggcagcgagaagcagacgaagcgtTGGCAAACGCGTCCAAGCAGCTGGGGCTACAAATCGAGGCTGTCATGCAAGCGAAAGCCAAGTCAGAAGTCCATGCACGAGAATgcgtgcagcgcctcgaagcGCAAATCGCGTCACTGGAAGAGCAGTGCCAGCGATCCGAGCTAGAGCTCCGCCGACGCGACGATATGGAGAGACGCTTGCGCCAGGAGGTGGAAGATCTCGCTCAGGAGAAAGCAGTTGCGGCTGAGCAGCTCCGAGAACGTGTGGCCGCTCTAGACGCCCAGTGCAACCAGCTGCGCAGGGAAGTTGAGAGAGCTGCGACGGATGCGCGGCATCGGGAGGTCACCGAAGCAACTTTGAATCGTGAACTCATTGATCTTCAAGCGAGGCATGCAGCCGACCGACAGGAGATGCAACAGCGAATTCGTTCTCAGGAGAAAGAGTTGGAGGACCTTCGGCAGGTGGAGTTGCATAGCCGTGGAGCTTGCGGCCGTCGGACTCTGGTTTCCGAGAGGCCGAGCGCGCTTGCAGACCCGCCGCCGTGCGTGGGGGTGGAAGCGACAGACCCTCAGGAGCCACAGCACCCCGATTCAGCCTTCACTGCAGCCAGCGCTCAAGAGAAGGCGGACAAGAACGCGGCAGCGGGGGCCTCTACCGCGGAGGCccagagagacggcgaatGCGGCAGCGCCCGTCAGTTCCAccccgcctgctgcagcacgccCAGGCTGGTGCGTTCGATGCGGGCGGCACGCGCGAACTGCCTGGAGGCCCACCCGCAGGCCACAGGGGTATCACGGTGCTACTCAGAAACGTTTGAGTCCGACCTTCGGGACAGATCTCCTTTCTGGCGAAGCCTGGCAGCGTCGGATACActgcgacgcgcctcctgcgagTTCCTTGAACGAGagctggcgcggctgtcggAAGCGTCCGCCCGCGTACGCGTGGCtctcgaggagacgcagcacaAGAGGAAAGGGGACGAACAGCGATTGGAGTGTTTGCTTCGTGAACTCGAAGAGGGCAGGAACTGCAGTGCGGAGCCCCCCATTAGCCAATGTGGCAGCGGCAGAGGTGCTACGCTGAGAACGCCATCGTCTTGCGTTGGAAAGGAGGCTGAAGTCCCTCGGCCCTCGGCGGCTGTCAGCGTGTCCGCCGAGGAGCGGGACGACCGCGTCTCTTTCCAAGACTTGAAGCAGCTGCTTGTCAGTGAAATCGGCTATACAGACGCGCATGGAGGAGTTATTCGTGCAGCGTATCACACTTTGAAGTGGCTGCTTCACGCGGCGAAGGCTGAGCGCACCCTTACAGGAGTGGAGCCAAGAGCAAGTCAAGGAGACTCAGCACCCAAGGGCCAATCTGGTCTGGGCCTCTACTGCCGACAGATTCAGCCTCGCGAAAGCGGAGAGTGCGAGCGAGCAGTATCTGAGAAGGGGCCCCTGCAGCGCATgtggccgccgccgcaaaaCACAGGACGCTCAGGGGAGTTCAGAGGTGCAGATGCGACTGTGAGCTACTCTCAAGAATCAACCACGTCCTCTTCTGACCTCCGTGGCGGTGATGACCGGCGATCTCTGGGCGTAGGCGGACGAACCCGAGAGAATCTGTCGGATTGTCCTGAGGCTTCGGGCTCGCATGAGGTGAAATCTTACGCAGAAAGCGACAGTGCTGAACGCATCGGCCGGCGCCAGGTGTTTCCAGTCGCCAGCCATCCGAAGAGCGTTTCGGATGTGGGGCAGGGCAAGGACCAAGCGCGCGAAGCACAACAGGAAGAAGGTTGCAACGAGAGTGCGCCTGTCGAGCGAACTGCAGGTCCGCAGCAGCTCTCAACCGCTGCATGCTCACTTCGGCCCGTCACACATAGCGAAGAAGTCGGTCCGAAGTCCGTAGAtgagagggcggcggccgcggcagctcggTGGTCACGTCTTCCCGGCTCTGAAGCGCCTGAATCGTCAGGGTTGCCCGGCGGACCCGAGGGCTGGTCACAGGGGAGCGAtgtcgccggcgggcgcaCAACTCCGGAAGTTCTCAAGTCTCCTTGTGCTACGCAGTTCTTCTCCATAGCCGACGAGGGCATGGATACCGCTGCTCTGCAGAAGCTGCTGCTTGAACGGGAAGACGAAGTTTCTGCGCTCGAAGACGCCCTTGAGCAGTCACAAAGGCGCGAGGCAACTCTGGCGAGCCGCCTGGAGGAGGCTGAGCGGCTGCTTGAGACTTTACATCGCTGTGTAGTCGCAGCCGAAAGCCGCTGCGACGGAGTGGCTGCCGAGATGCTGACAACCCTCCTCTCGGGCCAGCTTCACGAAGACAGCAGCGTGGGGCAAACGCCTCACCGAGCGTTgcccgaagaggagggcggtAAGGAAGGCAAGGGCGAGGGCTTGCCTCAGGAGAGGGACCACAGGTGCGGAGACGGATGGGAAGTGGAACCTTTGACCGTGGCAAGCCTGGGCAGCGGAGAAGGTGTCCTTCGCGATGCGGCGGATGTCttgcgccgcagctgtgAAAAAGAAAGATCTGCCGCAGAAGTGTCAGAGGCACCTCAGGAGTGTGCTGCAGCGGTGGCGGAGCGTGGCGACGAAGATGAATCGGATCGAGAGGTTGGGGCAGTCGCGCTTCCGCGACTGCGAGCGCTACCATTGCCGAAGGACAGCAGCAATCCTGAGGGCCGAAGTACAGACTGCGCAGCACCGCAAGACGCGGGGTGTTTCCTCTGTGGGCTGGTAGCAGCACACGAAGGTGATTTG ACTTGGCTTCCGCTCGTCCGTTACGAATGGACAAAAAGATGGATGAGCGACCCGCAAACTTCGCGTCATCTTCAGTCACAATCTGTACCTTTCTGGCAAGACACGGGGGATGCGAGCGGGGTGCCGAGAGATGATGGCCCTGATAGAGTTCGGCCTGTCCTCTCGGGTGAGGCCCGCAACTACCCTCCAGTTGGTCACATTCCTGATCAGGAGAAGGAGCTCCTTCTTGTAGTCCCAGGGGCGCGCCGTCATTTAACGCTTTGTGAAGTATCGCCAGAAATCAACACACCCGGTGCTGCCGCGAAAGCCGATCTGCGCCAACTGGCGTCGCGCGATTTTCGGTTTGAGCCACTGGCGCAAACGGCACTGGAGTGCGTTCGTCTACGGCCTATCCGGGTTGACAGCCTCAACAATGAAACGTGTTGTGCTGCATCAGACAGCCAGACGGAGTCTTCACGATTCGTCGATGAGGGATGGCTTGCCTCACGGGCGGGCGCAATGCTGTACAGATTCGAGGTCGCCATCTCCAACAGCGGTGGTGGGGAAATTCAGACTCCGTCCTTCCTGTCAGTGGTCATGGGGGGAGAGCCCGATTGCGGCAGTCATGCGAACGGTCCCACAGCGGACGCGTCTGGGCATCAAGGGCGGCAGGATAGGAAAATATTCCCCCTACAGCTGACCTGTGACGTCGACGGAAGCAGCTTCATGTCCTTATTTCGTCTTTACTATGAATGCGCCGCACGTGAGCCAGCAGAAAGCCCACGTGCTGTGGAAGGTTCCAGGGGGCATACAATCCAGGAGAACCGGGTTTACGTGCAACACGTAGGCACAAACTTGTTCTTGGCTGTGTCTGGAGTGCCGCTGCTCGATCTCGAGTGTGACAACATACTTTCGAGTGCGGTGtgccacgcgcgcgcagccaaCGCGTTCTCCTTCGCTTCAAGCGCCCTGCGAGTGAATGCCGGGAAGCATGTGAACAGAGGGAATGATGTAGACACAGCGCTAACGCATCTGTACGAGTTTCGAATTTTTGGGACTGAAAGACTGGTCGACGCTACCCCATTCCTGCTTCTAACACCCGCAAAagtcgcggagagacag GCTGTTCTCGACGCGGTGGCTCAAGGAGGCAGCTTATGGTTGCAGTTGAACGAGTCCTCTCCACCATTCACATCTCTGCCATCCCGGTTTTCGAGGCTTTTTTCCAGTGGTTTTCTTAAGAACCGGTGCCTTGGTTTAACCGGTAGGGGAGCTCTGCGAGATTGTGCTGAAGGTGAATGTGCGGTGAAGACAGACaccgaagacgagagagatgAGTGGATACATGTGACGGACGGGCTGCGTGGCGACACTCAACGTCACGGCAAGGCGGAATGCGGGGATGAAGCCCTCTGGAGTTTGTG GATCAAGGTCGGTGGtttgcgccggcgcgagcgggtCGTGAGGCGGAGTTGTGGTCGGCATCACATGCTGTGGGTGGGTGCAGTGACGGATATAAGATTCCACGTGAGCTATATGAAGCGCTCGGGGACAACTGTCCCCAGATTCAAACACGATCCTCATTGA
- a CDS encoding NAD-dependent glycerol-3-phosphate dehydrogenase (encoded by transcript BESB_025310), translating to MMEPRRPSLFQVLQSGPLKVSVVGSGNWGCVIAKIVALNAKQSYVFHDEVRMWVFEEMVDGQKLTDIINTTHENKKYLPGHKLPDNLIALPDVVEACRDADLLIFIMPHQFATKICDQLAEARVVPAHARGITLVKGLHVENGKPSLFSDIFRTKLDIVDCCVLSGANVANDVAREEFAEATIGYTPEETDAALIWQQLFDTPYFKVNALPDVAGVQVCGAVKNVIAIAAGFCDGLRLGTNAKTAIIRLGVEEMKQFAMLFFDHIMAETFFDSAGYADVITTVFGGRNARCAAEFLRRGGKSTWDEIEAELLKGQKLQGTLTTKEVYEVISSYEVERLFPLFSVTYEIAFKGRDPHDLIRVFKTTEVRPHKTLQECNQLVVSAVVATAKEKMFGEVIPLESRESIEALTTSLGGDAESTLLQQQVKLQQQLQHLQSQQQQMQHQLHLMHTSTGSIGHGDSQPPQQLTVHLSHLTPSQRMQVHRLQQQLQHRQIHRHSDRVPPTPVGHPEIGRNSL from the exons ATGATGGAGCCGCGTCGTCCCTCCCTCTTCCAAGTTCTTCAGAGCGGCCCTCTGAAG GTTTCTGTTGTAGGGAGTGGGAACTGGGGATGCGTCATCGCAAAAATTGTCGCCCTGAATGCAAAGCAATCGTACGTCTTTCACGATGAG GTCCGCATGTGGGTCTTTGAAGAAATGGTAGACGGACAGAAACTTACTGACATCATCAATACAACGCACGAGAACAAAAAGTATCTACCGGGTCACAAGCTGCCGGACAATTTGATCGCTTTGCCCGATGTCGTAGAAGCATGCAGAGATGCGGATCTTCTAATTTTCATCATGCCTCATCAATTCGCAACG AAAATCTGTGATCAGCTGGCAGAGGCACGAGTTGTACCCGCACACGCCCGTGGTATTACACTGGTCAAAGGCCTGCACGTGGAAAACGGAAAACCAAGCCTATTCTCCGATATCTTCAGAACGAAACTTGATATAGTCGACTGCTGTGTCCTTTCCG GCGCCAACGTTGCAAATGACGTTGCGCGTGAGGAGTTTGCGGAGGCAACCATTGGCTACACTCCTGAGGAAACGGATGCCGCTTTGATTTGGCAGCAACTCTTTGATACGCCGTACTTCAAGGTCAATGCCTTGCCAGATGTGGCTGGCGTCCAG gtctgcggcgctgtcAAAAATGTAATTGCCATTGCGGCTGGCTTCTGCGACGGCTTGCGGCTGGGCACGAATGCCAAAACGGCAATCATTCGCCTCGGCGTGGAAGAAATGAAACAGTTTGCTATGCTGTTCTTCGACCACATTATGGCG GAAACATTCTTCGACAGTGCTGGTTATGCCGACGTAATCACGACTGTCTTCGGCGGGCGCAACGCGCGCTGTGCTGCGGAGTTTCTCCGGCGGGGAGGAAAATCCACTTGGGACGAGATTGAAGCAGAACTGCTCAAAGGCCAGAAGCTACAG GGAACATTGACGACTAAGGAGGTCTACGAGGTTATAAGCAGCTACGAGGTTGAGAggctttttcctctcttttcaGTCACATATGAAATTGCCTTCAAAGGAAGAGACCCCCACGACCTTATTCGTGTATTCAAAACAACGGAAGTTCGCCCACACAAAACGCTACAGGAGTGCAACCAGCTTGTAGTCTCAGCCGTCGTCGCCACTGCAAAAGAAAAG ATGTTCGGCGAAGTGATCCCCTTGGAAAGTCGAGAATCAATCGAGGCGCTCACGACGAGTCTTGGAGGAGACGCTGAGAGCACGCTTTTGCAGCAACAAGtcaagctgcagcagcaactCCAGCATCTCCAGAGCCAacagcagcagatgcagcacCAGCTTCACTTGATGCATACAAGCACAGGGTCCATCGGTCATGGCGACTCCCAGCCTCCTCAGCAGTTGACAGTACACCTCTCTCACCTCACGCCTTCGCAAAGGATGCAGGTCCACcgactgcagcagcaacTGCAACACAGGCAGATCCACCGGCATTCAGATCGAGTGCCCCCTACTCCAGTGGGCCATCCGGAGATCGGAAGGAACTCGTTGTGA